GGAGGCTCCTTTCGCCCCTTTTATCAGAATGAAATAGGTGATCACGGACAGGGCCACCCCCCCCCACACACCGCCATATCGCTTCAACCGCTTTTCATAGTCAAATGTAAAGAGAAGACGGGACGCAAACTGGGCAACGACGCCGCAAGAGAATGCAATCACAACGGAGAGAAGGATTCCCATAATAATGACAAGTGCTTTGCCGGTGTTGATATATTCCACGAGCCTTACATAACTGTCGCCATCCATGTGAATTTTTACTATAGAGACGGCCACGGCGGCGCCTAACAGCTCAAAGACAATGGATACGGTCGTAGATGTGGGAAGGCCGAAGGTATTGAAGAGGTCCAGCAAGAGGACATCCGTGATCATTACGGCAAGGAAAATGGTAATCAGCTCCGGCATGAGAAAGAACTTCGGGTGAAATATGCCCTTCCTTGCCACCTCCATCATTACGCCGTCATCAAATGGAACACCTGGTTGCACCGAGCGGATAACCGGTCTCTTTTGACCGGATATTCTTCTTGAATCGCGAACGCCGCCCCTCGCAAACCGCGTCCAAAGCCCCTCATGCCGCCTGCTTGAGCAAGTCCGAATGCCCGGCCCCTCCGTTCGAGAGCACTCTTGGCTCTGTCGGGGGAGCGGCAACACATAGACCCACATTCGCAACCGTTTGACACACTACGCGTGTCGTTTTTTCGTGTCAAAAGATTTCTCGGCGGCGCTCACCCTTGCAGAGAAATGTCCGGTGAGGGCGGCAACGAGGGATCTCTGATGCCGCCTGTATTTGTCGACGCTCGGCGTTGTGGATCTCGTTGGCTGAAGCAATTCTGCCGCTCTATCAAGCGCCTATTTGAAAGCGAAATCCCGTTCAAGCCGTTTTTCCGAATGACTCAGGGCGCGCCGTAAGGCGAGTTTCAAATCTGTCCCGTCTGCGTACGCGCCGGTTTTCATACTTGACACGGAAATCGCATACTGTATACATGTAAGGTCAGTCCTGCCATCATCCCTGGCAAACGTTCCCGGTCCAACCTCCCAAAAGGCCCCGTACCCTATATGAAGAGGCGCCGTTATGGACGTGTTCTCCGGAATTACGGTACTGTCGTTGGAACAGGCCACCGTGCTGCCTTACCTGACCTATCGTCTGGCGCTGGACGGAATGAACGTCATCCGCGTCGAGCATCCCGTTTACGGAGATCCGAACCGTCTGATCGGCGACAACGTGCTGAATGAAGAACGGATGAACGCCTATTTTCTACCCATTAACGGGGGCAAGAAGGCGGTGACCCTGAACCTGGCCGAACCGGAAGGCCGGGAACTTCTCCTGGATTGCATACGGAAGCTCGATGTGGACATTTTCGCCACGAATCAGCTTCCCAAGAACTACGACAAGCTGGGTGTCGGATACGATGCCCTCAGGGCCGTCAAGCCGGACATCATCTGGTTGGGGATAACGGGATTCGGTCCGGAATCCAACGAAGTCGCATACGATCCGATTCTCCAGGCCCGGAGCGGTCTTATGGAGCTTACGGGGGAGGCCGAAGCCGCTCCCCAAGTGCTGGGTATTCCTCTCCCGGACATGGGAGCTTCCGAACATGCCTACGGTCTGCTGATGAAGGCCCTGTACAAGCGGGCTCGGACCGGTCTGGGTGATCGCATAGATCTGGCCATGTTCAGAAGCTCCGTTTCGTGGCTGACGGTTCCGCTGTGTCTGGCCGCCAGTTTCAAGAGAGTGGTCA
This portion of the Deltaproteobacteria bacterium genome encodes:
- a CDS encoding CoA transferase is translated as MDVFSGITVLSLEQATVLPYLTYRLALDGMNVIRVEHPVYGDPNRLIGDNVLNEERMNAYFLPINGGKKAVTLNLAEPEGRELLLDCIRKLDVDIFATNQLPKNYDKLGVGYDALRAVKPDIIWLGITGFGPESNEVAYDPILQARSGLMELTGEAEAAPQVLGIPLPDMGASEHAYGLLMKALYKRARTGLGDRIDLAMFRSSVSWLTVPLCLAASFKRVVTRRGNTHEFFAPVSVFKTRDGYLYIAVGNDRQWESLTRIPAFSSLNRKEYAVNEGRIRDVRQLNRELADVMENHTLEELIGWFNQANVAASRINTIPEVLEEPAVRDSTLRSKDPRTGMEILLAPPPFDTEIVRSSDRRVSFPPRFGEHNGEIFGRQMGVSEERLSVLKERGII